In the genome of Cellvibrio sp. KY-YJ-3, one region contains:
- the chrA gene encoding chromate efflux transporter, whose amino-acid sequence MTDSPEKNSLPAPVSFWSAFLFWLKLGFISFGGPAGQIAIMHQELVERRRWISEKRFLHALNYCMLLPGPEAQQLATYLGWLMHRTWGGLVAGLLFILPSLVLLIVLSWVYIAYGDVAWVAGIFYGIKPAVTAIVFQAAYRIGKRVLNNYWLWAIAALAFIAIFALKIPFPYIVIGAGVLGYIGGRWRPNVFQSVGHNTAQKNYGSALIDDHTPTPAHALFRWSRLTGIVLVGAALWLIPMALLWSVYGWQHQFTQMAWFFTKAALLTFGGAYAVLPYVYQGAVTHYSWLTPTQMIDGLALGETTPGPLIMVVAFVAFVGAYVQQALGADLQFVAGATAAIIVTWFTFLPSFIFIFAGAPLIETTHQNIKFTAPLTAITAAVVGVIVNLALFFAYHIIWPEGFSGELDWLSAVIALLAAVALFRFNISVMKVIGACALIGLLVHTLML is encoded by the coding sequence ATGACTGATTCCCCTGAGAAAAATAGCTTACCTGCCCCGGTCAGTTTTTGGTCGGCGTTTTTATTTTGGCTGAAACTGGGTTTTATCAGTTTTGGTGGCCCGGCCGGGCAAATTGCGATTATGCATCAGGAGTTGGTAGAGCGCCGGCGCTGGATCAGTGAAAAACGTTTTTTACATGCACTCAATTACTGCATGTTATTGCCCGGCCCCGAGGCGCAGCAGTTGGCGACTTATTTGGGTTGGTTAATGCACCGCACCTGGGGTGGTTTAGTGGCGGGTTTGTTATTTATTCTGCCGTCGCTGGTGTTATTGATTGTGTTGTCCTGGGTGTATATCGCCTATGGCGATGTGGCTTGGGTGGCGGGGATTTTTTACGGCATCAAACCGGCGGTAACCGCGATTGTGTTTCAGGCGGCTTATCGCATTGGCAAACGCGTATTAAATAATTATTGGTTGTGGGCGATTGCAGCGCTGGCGTTTATTGCGATTTTTGCATTGAAAATTCCCTTCCCTTATATAGTGATCGGCGCCGGAGTTTTGGGTTACATAGGTGGGCGCTGGCGACCCAATGTATTTCAATCCGTCGGTCACAATACTGCACAAAAAAATTACGGCTCTGCCCTGATTGATGACCATACGCCCACGCCTGCGCATGCATTATTTCGCTGGTCGCGTTTGACTGGCATTGTGCTTGTGGGTGCAGCGCTCTGGTTAATTCCTATGGCACTGCTCTGGTCAGTTTATGGCTGGCAGCACCAGTTCACCCAAATGGCCTGGTTTTTTACCAAAGCGGCGCTGCTCACCTTTGGTGGTGCCTATGCGGTGTTGCCCTATGTGTACCAAGGTGCGGTGACCCATTATTCCTGGCTCACGCCCACTCAAATGATTGATGGTTTGGCGCTGGGTGAAACCACGCCCGGGCCGTTAATTATGGTGGTGGCTTTTGTCGCGTTTGTGGGTGCCTATGTGCAGCAGGCCTTGGGTGCTGATTTGCAATTTGTAGCGGGCGCAACGGCCGCTATTATCGTTACCTGGTTTACGTTTTTGCCGTCGTTTATTTTTATTTTTGCGGGGGCTCCGCTGATTGAAACTACCCATCAAAATATAAAATTCACCGCACCGCTGACGGCCATTACTGCAGCAGTGGTTGGGGTGATTGTTAACCTGGCATTATTTTTCGCCTATCACATTATCTGGCCAGAGGGTTTTAGCGGCGAGCTGGATTGGCTATCGGCCGTGATTGCGCTGCTGGCGGCGGTGGCATTGTTTCGTTTTAATATCAGCGTGATGAAGGTGATCGGTGCCTGTGCGCTGATTGGTCTGTTAGTACACACCCTGATGTTATAA